A genomic region of Jatrophihabitans sp. contains the following coding sequences:
- a CDS encoding MBL fold metallo-hydrolase translates to MSARIEHTTTSGTFNLDGGSWEVDNNVWLVGNDTECVVIDAPHQLSPILELIHGRQLTAILCTHAHDDHVTAARQLHVATGAPVRLHPADEMLWRQLYPDFEFVPLSHGEQVQAAGVTIEARHTPGHSPGGVCYYAAELGTVFSGDTLFKGGPGATGRSYSNFGTLLDTIRSELFTLPADTVVRTGHGDSTTIGEEAPQLEEWIARGH, encoded by the coding sequence ATGAGCGCTCGCATCGAGCACACCACCACCTCGGGGACGTTCAACCTCGACGGCGGCAGCTGGGAGGTGGACAACAACGTCTGGCTGGTGGGCAATGACACCGAGTGCGTCGTCATCGACGCTCCGCATCAGCTGTCGCCGATCCTGGAGCTGATCCACGGCCGGCAGCTGACCGCCATCCTGTGCACCCACGCCCACGACGATCACGTGACGGCCGCCCGGCAGTTGCACGTGGCCACCGGGGCTCCGGTCCGGTTGCATCCGGCCGATGAGATGCTGTGGCGCCAGCTCTATCCGGACTTCGAGTTCGTGCCGCTGTCTCACGGCGAGCAGGTGCAGGCCGCCGGTGTCACCATCGAGGCGCGGCACACCCCCGGGCACTCGCCGGGCGGGGTCTGCTACTACGCCGCCGAGCTGGGAACGGTGTTCAGCGGCGACACGCTGTTCAAGGGCGGCCCCGGCGCCACCGGACGGTCCTACTCCAACTTCGGCACGCTGCTGGACACCATCCGCTCCGAGCTTTTCACCCTGCCGGCCGACACCGTGGTGCGCACCGGCCACGGCGACTCGACCACGATCGGTGAAGAGGCGCCGCAGCTGGAGGAGTGGATCGCCCGCGGCCACTGA
- a CDS encoding S-(hydroxymethyl)mycothiol dehydrogenase: MSQQVRAVIARSKDQPVELVTINVPDPGPGEAVVKIGACGVCHTDLHYRNGGISADFPFLLGHEAAGVVESVGAGVTEVAPGDFVILNWRAVCGQCRACSRGRPQYCFNTHNATQKMTLEDGTELSAALGIGAFADKTLVAAGQCTKVDPQASATVAGLLGCGVMAGLGAAINTGGVGRGDSIAVIGCGGVGMAAIAGARLAGATTIIGVDIDERKLVAAREFGATHVINSTTTHPVEAIREATGGFGADVVVDAVGTPKTYKQAFLARDLAGTVVLVGVPEPQAKIELGLLNVFSRGGALKSSWYGDCLPSRDFPMLIELYLQGRLPLDRFVTETIGIGDIEAAFTKMHNGDVLRSVVVFDEEA, translated from the coding sequence ATGAGCCAACAAGTCCGCGCCGTCATCGCCCGCAGCAAGGACCAGCCGGTCGAACTGGTCACGATCAACGTCCCGGATCCCGGTCCGGGCGAAGCCGTGGTCAAGATCGGCGCCTGCGGGGTCTGCCATACCGACCTGCACTACCGCAACGGTGGCATCAGCGCCGACTTTCCGTTCCTGCTGGGGCATGAGGCCGCCGGCGTCGTCGAGAGCGTCGGCGCGGGCGTCACCGAGGTGGCCCCCGGCGACTTCGTGATCCTGAACTGGCGGGCGGTCTGCGGCCAGTGCCGGGCCTGCAGCCGGGGTCGGCCGCAGTACTGCTTCAACACCCACAACGCCACCCAGAAGATGACCCTGGAAGACGGCACGGAGCTCTCGGCGGCGCTGGGCATCGGCGCGTTCGCCGACAAGACGCTGGTCGCCGCCGGTCAGTGCACCAAGGTCGATCCGCAGGCCTCGGCCACGGTGGCCGGCCTGCTCGGCTGCGGCGTGATGGCCGGCCTGGGCGCGGCGATCAACACCGGCGGGGTCGGCCGGGGTGACTCGATCGCCGTGATCGGCTGTGGCGGGGTGGGAATGGCGGCGATCGCCGGGGCGCGACTGGCCGGCGCGACGACCATCATCGGCGTCGACATCGACGAGCGAAAGCTGGTGGCCGCCCGCGAATTCGGCGCCACCCACGTGATCAACTCCACGACCACCCATCCGGTGGAGGCGATCCGGGAGGCGACCGGCGGTTTCGGCGCCGACGTGGTGGTGGACGCGGTCGGCACGCCCAAGACCTACAAGCAGGCATTCCTGGCCCGCGACCTGGCCGGCACGGTGGTGCTGGTCGGCGTTCCGGAACCCCAGGCCAAGATCGAGTTGGGACTGCTCAACGTCTTCAGCCGCGGTGGCGCGTTGAAGTCCTCCTGGTACGGCGACTGCCTGCCCTCGCGCGACTTTCCGATGCTGATCGAGCTTTACCTGCAAGGGCGCCTGCCGCTGGACAGGTTCGTCACCGAGACCATCGGCATCGGCGACATCGAGGCGGCGTTCACCAAGATGCACAACGGCGACGTGCTGCGTTCGGTGGTCGTCTTCGACGAGGAGGCCTGA
- a CDS encoding citrate synthase, with the protein MTETVTSADVAVLRTGSDENLELPIEPSSEGSAGVNVSKLLSRTGLVTYDPGFANTASCASKITYIDGDAGILRYRGYPIDELAEKSTFAEVTYLLIYGELPSPDELNAFTSRLNRHTLLHEDLKRFFDGFPRDAHPMPVLSSAVSALSTFYQDSLDPFNPEQVDLSTIRLLAKLPTIAAYAYKKSVGQPFLYPDNSLGLVENFLRMTFGFPAEPYQADPAVVRALDLLFILHADHEQNCSTSTVRLVGSSNANLFASVSAGINALFGPLHGGANSAVLDMLQAIRQDGGDVKRFVERVKNKEDGVKLMGFGHRVYKNYDPRATIIKKTADEVLSALGKRDDLLDIAMELEGYALADDYFVSRKLYPNVDFYTGLLYRAMGFPTKMFTVLFAIGRLPGWIAQWHEMINDPHTKIGRPRQLYTGPTSRHYPGA; encoded by the coding sequence ATGACCGAGACCGTCACGAGCGCCGATGTCGCGGTGCTGCGCACCGGCAGCGACGAGAACCTGGAATTGCCGATCGAGCCGTCGAGCGAGGGCTCGGCCGGCGTGAACGTGAGCAAGCTGCTCTCGCGCACCGGGCTGGTGACCTATGACCCAGGTTTCGCCAACACCGCCTCGTGCGCGTCCAAGATCACCTATATCGACGGCGACGCGGGAATCCTGCGCTACCGCGGTTACCCGATCGACGAGTTGGCCGAGAAGTCCACCTTCGCCGAGGTCACCTACCTGCTGATCTACGGTGAGCTGCCCTCGCCCGACGAGCTGAACGCCTTCACCTCCCGGTTGAACCGGCACACCCTGCTGCACGAGGACCTCAAGCGGTTCTTCGACGGCTTCCCCCGCGACGCACATCCGATGCCGGTGCTGTCCTCGGCGGTGTCGGCGCTGTCGACCTTCTACCAGGACTCCCTGGACCCGTTCAATCCCGAGCAGGTGGACCTGTCCACCATCCGGCTGCTGGCCAAGCTGCCCACCATCGCGGCCTACGCCTACAAGAAATCGGTCGGGCAGCCGTTCCTCTACCCCGACAACTCGCTGGGCCTGGTCGAGAACTTCCTGCGGATGACCTTCGGCTTTCCGGCCGAGCCCTACCAGGCCGACCCCGCGGTGGTCCGTGCCCTGGACCTGCTGTTCATCCTGCACGCCGACCACGAGCAGAACTGCTCGACCTCGACGGTCCGGCTGGTCGGCTCGTCCAACGCCAACCTGTTCGCCTCGGTCTCGGCCGGCATCAACGCGCTGTTCGGCCCGCTGCACGGCGGCGCCAACAGCGCGGTGCTCGACATGCTGCAGGCGATCCGCCAGGACGGCGGCGACGTCAAGCGGTTCGTCGAGCGGGTGAAGAACAAGGAAGACGGCGTGAAGCTGATGGGCTTCGGGCACCGGGTCTACAAGAACTACGACCCCCGCGCCACGATCATCAAGAAGACCGCCGACGAGGTGCTGTCCGCCCTGGGCAAGCGCGATGACCTGCTCGACATCGCGATGGAGCTGGAGGGCTACGCGCTGGCCGATGACTACTTCGTCAGTCGCAAGCTGTACCCGAACGTCGACTTCTACACCGGCCTGCTGTACCGGGCGATGGGCTTTCCGACCAAGATGTTCACGGTGCTGTTCGCGATCGGACGGCTGCCGGGCTGGATCGCCCAGTGGCACGAGATGATCAACGACCCGCACACCAAGATCGGCCGGCCGCGCCAGCTCTACACCGGACCCACCAGCCGCCACTACCCCGGCGCGTAG
- a CDS encoding SRPBCC family protein, with product MARIRTELTIDAPAQEVWALVTDWPAQSRWIPLTTVALDRHSPAGSGLGVRFTGRSQLGPIGFDDPMEVTEWQPVTEGAPGHCRIRKLGPWLTGGAEIDVRPAGAGTLVTWSEDVRLRWMPRFADRLLGPVIGALGSALFGRTLRKMAAELARSRPE from the coding sequence ATGGCCCGAATCCGAACCGAGCTGACGATCGACGCCCCGGCCCAGGAGGTCTGGGCGCTGGTCACCGACTGGCCGGCGCAGAGCCGCTGGATCCCGCTGACCACCGTCGCCCTGGATCGGCACAGCCCGGCCGGCTCGGGCCTCGGCGTCCGGTTCACCGGCCGCAGCCAGCTCGGACCGATCGGTTTCGACGACCCGATGGAGGTCACCGAGTGGCAGCCGGTGACCGAGGGGGCACCTGGCCACTGCCGGATTCGCAAACTCGGGCCCTGGTTGACCGGCGGGGCCGAGATCGACGTCCGGCCAGCGGGCGCCGGCACCCTGGTGACCTGGTCGGAGGACGTCCGGCTGCGCTGGATGCCCCGCTTCGCCGACCGGCTGCTGGGCCCGGTGATCGGGGCGCTCGGTTCGGCGCTGTTCGGCCGCACCTTGCGCAAGATGGCCGCCGAACTCGCACGATCGCGTCCGGAGTGA
- a CDS encoding DUF5709 domain-containing protein has protein sequence MTETDDTAFGDDVYAAGDDDAEYLDQAETLTGEGAELDEPLDTSYSPPDNSPVATRFGNTAAEQAEGESLDQRLAQEIPDITPDDITEEAAPRAGRLIAPDEGVHELTEAPVAFDAGKAGSAASAEEAAMHIVDEDELNQQASNEDDLTADPVDEFR, from the coding sequence ATGACCGAAACCGATGACACCGCCTTCGGCGACGACGTCTACGCCGCGGGCGACGATGACGCCGAGTACCTGGACCAGGCCGAGACGCTGACCGGCGAGGGCGCCGAACTCGACGAGCCGCTGGACACCAGCTACTCACCGCCCGACAACAGCCCGGTCGCCACCCGGTTCGGCAACACCGCGGCCGAGCAGGCCGAGGGCGAGAGCCTGGACCAGCGGCTGGCGCAGGAGATCCCCGACATCACCCCGGACGACATCACCGAAGAGGCTGCCCCCCGCGCCGGCCGGCTGATTGCCCCGGACGAGGGCGTCCACGAGCTCACCGAAGCCCCGGTCGCGTTCGACGCGGGCAAGGCCGGTAGCGCCGCCAGCGCCGAAGAGGCTGCCATGCACATCGTGGACGAGGACGAGCTGAACCAGCAGGCCAGCAACGAGGACGACCTGACCGCGGACCCGGTGGACGAGTTCCGCTGA
- a CDS encoding M4 family metallopeptidase, translated as MAVTGIALTTGSATAAPSPKASPSALAAQSAAALVASRAAALHISNHDAFIASKVISTPEGLQYVPYNRTYKGLPVVGGDFVVVTDATGKVLSTSVAQEQTINVATTATRNPAQAAAAARAHAKYKTVEKVAGTRQVVLAYGTPRLAYETVVSSRSSAQPSKLHVFTDARTGALLHSFDEVHEGTGTGRYNGPSPLAIDTSHPTTTTWTMTDPIRSNVSCRDYTSRAVLSGSDDVWGNGVGSNVETGCVDSLYGLKTQWSMLASWLGRNGINGSGGGFPIYVGLNDLNAYWNGSSVTIGHNQAGEWISSMDVVGHEFGHGLDANTPGGIGSSAVAEFTGDVLGTLTEFYANQSATYDEPDYLIGEEVNLVGSGPIRNMYNPAAAGDPNCYSKSVDRMETHAAAGPGNHWFYLASEGSNPTNGQPASSTCNGSTITGIGIQTVGKIFYNAMLQKTSRMTYAKYRIATLNAAKSLTPGNCTNFNVIKAAWNAVSLGAQTGEPTCP; from the coding sequence ATGGCCGTCACCGGCATCGCACTTACCACCGGCTCGGCTACCGCCGCGCCCAGCCCCAAGGCCTCACCCAGCGCGCTGGCCGCGCAATCGGCCGCCGCCCTGGTCGCGTCCAGGGCAGCCGCCCTGCACATCAGCAACCATGACGCGTTCATCGCCTCGAAGGTGATCTCCACGCCGGAGGGCCTGCAGTACGTCCCCTATAACCGCACCTACAAGGGCCTGCCGGTAGTCGGCGGCGACTTCGTGGTGGTCACCGACGCCACCGGCAAGGTGCTGTCCACCTCGGTGGCCCAGGAGCAGACGATCAACGTGGCCACCACCGCCACCCGCAACCCGGCCCAGGCCGCGGCCGCCGCCCGGGCCCATGCCAAGTACAAGACCGTCGAGAAGGTCGCCGGCACCCGGCAGGTCGTGCTCGCCTACGGCACGCCGCGGTTGGCCTACGAGACCGTGGTCTCCAGCCGCTCCAGCGCCCAGCCCAGCAAGCTGCACGTGTTCACCGACGCCAGGACCGGCGCGCTGTTGCACTCCTTCGACGAGGTGCACGAGGGAACCGGCACCGGGCGTTACAACGGCCCGAGCCCGCTGGCGATCGACACCAGCCACCCCACCACCACCACCTGGACGATGACCGACCCGATCCGCTCGAACGTCTCCTGCCGCGACTACACCTCTCGGGCGGTGCTCTCGGGCAGCGATGACGTGTGGGGCAACGGCGTCGGCAGCAACGTCGAGACCGGCTGCGTGGACAGCCTCTACGGCCTCAAGACCCAGTGGAGCATGCTGGCCAGCTGGCTCGGCCGTAACGGCATCAACGGCTCCGGCGGCGGCTTCCCGATCTACGTGGGCCTCAATGACCTCAACGCCTACTGGAACGGCTCCTCGGTCACGATCGGCCACAACCAGGCCGGTGAGTGGATCTCCTCGATGGACGTGGTCGGTCACGAGTTCGGGCACGGCCTCGACGCCAACACCCCCGGCGGCATCGGCTCCTCCGCGGTCGCCGAGTTCACCGGCGACGTCCTCGGCACGCTGACCGAGTTCTACGCCAACCAGTCCGCCACCTACGACGAGCCGGACTACCTGATCGGCGAAGAGGTCAACCTGGTGGGCAGCGGCCCGATCCGCAACATGTACAACCCGGCGGCCGCTGGCGACCCGAACTGCTACTCCAAGTCGGTTGACCGCATGGAGACGCACGCGGCGGCTGGTCCCGGTAACCACTGGTTCTACCTGGCCTCCGAGGGCAGCAACCCGACCAACGGCCAGCCGGCCAGCTCCACCTGCAACGGCTCCACCATCACCGGCATCGGCATCCAGACGGTCGGCAAGATCTTCTACAACGCCATGCTGCAGAAGACCTCCCGGATGACCTACGCCAAGTACCGCATCGCCACCCTGAACGCCGCCAAGAGCCTCACCCCCGGCAACTGCACCAACTTCAACGTCATCAAGGCGGCCTGGAACGCCGTCAGCCTGGGGGCGCAGACCGGGGAGCCGACCTGCCCGTGA
- a CDS encoding DUF3037 domain-containing protein has translation MTMSRHGFQYVVLRCVPRVDREEFVNVGVVLYSQSADYLCAGSRLQEARLLALAPELDLEATRSALAAIEAHCCGQADPVAGAGISLGQRFGWLAAPRSTVIQPGPIHGGVTGDPARQLQHLLETLVG, from the coding sequence ATGACCATGAGCCGGCACGGGTTCCAGTACGTGGTGCTGCGCTGCGTGCCGCGGGTGGACCGGGAGGAGTTCGTCAACGTCGGGGTGGTGCTCTACAGCCAGAGCGCCGACTATCTGTGCGCCGGTAGCCGGCTGCAGGAGGCCCGGCTGCTGGCGTTGGCGCCCGAGCTCGACCTGGAGGCGACCCGGTCGGCGCTGGCGGCCATCGAGGCGCACTGCTGCGGTCAGGCCGATCCGGTCGCCGGGGCCGGGATCAGCCTGGGCCAGCGGTTCGGTTGGCTGGCCGCTCCACGCAGCACCGTCATCCAACCGGGGCCGATCCACGGCGGCGTGACCGGGGACCCGGCGAGGCAACTACAGCACCTGCTGGAGACGCTGGTCGGCTGA
- a CDS encoding HipA family kinase, with protein sequence MIGTVQASRYVTPLREGGSLPGIVEADDLGTYVVKFRGAGQGLKALVAEVVVGELARRLDLRVPELRALELDPVIARYEADQEVQDLLNASVGLNLAVDFLPGSFGWDAGYPADPAEAARILWLDAFTANVDRSWRNPNLLIWHRRLWLIDHGAALYFHHGWSRPGADPQRFARQPYDASEHALVSHVAGVAEADRALAPLVDRRLLEEVLAQVPDEWLEPENAEPAAVRQRYLDYLLARLAGDRNWLPRAVAA encoded by the coding sequence GTGATTGGCACTGTGCAGGCCAGCCGTTACGTGACCCCGTTGCGCGAGGGCGGCTCGTTGCCCGGCATCGTCGAGGCCGATGACCTGGGCACCTACGTGGTGAAGTTCCGGGGCGCGGGTCAGGGCTTGAAGGCGCTGGTGGCCGAGGTGGTGGTCGGCGAACTCGCCCGCCGGCTGGACCTGCGCGTCCCCGAGCTGCGAGCCCTGGAGCTGGACCCGGTGATCGCCCGCTACGAGGCGGATCAAGAGGTGCAGGACCTGCTCAACGCCAGCGTCGGGCTGAACCTGGCCGTCGACTTCTTGCCCGGCTCGTTCGGCTGGGACGCCGGCTATCCGGCCGACCCGGCGGAGGCGGCCCGCATCCTGTGGCTGGACGCGTTCACCGCCAATGTCGACCGCAGCTGGCGCAACCCGAACCTGCTGATCTGGCACCGCCGGCTATGGTTGATCGACCACGGCGCCGCGCTGTACTTCCACCACGGCTGGTCCCGGCCGGGCGCCGATCCGCAGCGCTTCGCCCGGCAGCCCTACGACGCATCGGAGCACGCGCTGGTCTCCCATGTCGCCGGAGTGGCCGAGGCCGACCGGGCGCTGGCGCCGCTGGTCGACCGCCGGCTGCTCGAAGAGGTGCTGGCCCAGGTTCCGGACGAGTGGCTGGAGCCGGAGAACGCCGAGCCCGCCGCGGTGCGCCAGCGCTACCTGGACTACCTGCTGGCCCGGCTGGCCGGCGACCGCAACTGGCTGCCGAGGGCGGTCGCGGCATGA
- a CDS encoding alpha-amylase family protein, which produces MKRANSAGSTVPARGRSRVRRRIWAAVAIAAGSVTVAAASVTAVSSATPSATANQTANQTVSQAVSANRGGGQVKRDVIVNLWEWNWVSIARECKTVLGPKGFGGVQVAPPQDSLSKTDGPVHPWWEVYQPVSYSLTSRMGNEAQFKSMVATCRKAGVKVYVDAIINHMTGQGNLSYGGRSYTKYEYEGLYTRENFHRTPTDCPSPSGNIEDFNNILQVTKCELVSLSDLRTETSYVRNRVAGYLNKLLSYGVSGFRVDAAKHVGQADLDAIKRLLRKTVDGTRPFWALEVVPGGPGKLSPWAFLGQGHLFGFDYAGQLRDAFKSYTTPPGGNITALKVFGEQAGLLPSEKSVVFVQNHDTERNGSTLNYKDGAANILAHEFMLAYPYGTPQVYSSFAWTDPEGSPPADARGFVTNTDCDAGWICTHRAKGVLNMVGWHNYVGDAKLTNWADDGVNLIAFSRGHRGWFAVNNGAVDKTMRFQTGLPRGTYCDIIHGSLNGGDCTGRTFTVDNQGYARVRVPAKDAVAFTAKDRERR; this is translated from the coding sequence ATGAAAAGAGCAAACTCCGCCGGGTCCACCGTGCCCGCCCGCGGCAGGAGCAGGGTTCGGCGTCGGATCTGGGCGGCGGTCGCGATCGCGGCCGGCTCGGTGACGGTGGCCGCGGCGTCGGTCACCGCTGTCAGCAGCGCCACCCCGAGTGCGACCGCGAACCAGACCGCGAACCAGACCGTGAGTCAGGCCGTGAGCGCGAACCGGGGCGGCGGCCAGGTCAAGCGCGACGTGATCGTCAACCTGTGGGAGTGGAACTGGGTCTCCATCGCCCGCGAATGCAAGACGGTGCTGGGCCCGAAGGGCTTCGGCGGCGTGCAGGTGGCGCCGCCGCAGGACTCCCTGTCCAAGACCGATGGCCCGGTGCATCCGTGGTGGGAGGTCTACCAGCCCGTCAGCTACAGCCTCACCAGCCGGATGGGCAACGAGGCGCAGTTCAAGTCAATGGTGGCCACCTGCCGCAAGGCCGGGGTCAAGGTCTACGTCGACGCGATCATCAATCACATGACCGGCCAGGGCAACCTGTCCTACGGCGGGCGCAGCTACACCAAGTACGAGTACGAGGGCCTCTACACCCGCGAGAACTTCCACCGGACGCCCACTGACTGCCCCAGCCCGAGCGGCAATATCGAGGATTTCAACAACATCCTGCAGGTCACCAAGTGCGAGCTGGTCAGCCTGTCCGACCTGCGCACCGAGACCAGCTACGTCCGCAACCGGGTGGCGGGTTACCTGAACAAGCTGCTCAGCTATGGGGTTTCGGGATTCCGGGTGGACGCCGCCAAGCACGTCGGCCAGGCCGATCTGGACGCCATCAAGCGGCTGCTGCGCAAGACCGTGGACGGCACCCGTCCTTTCTGGGCCCTCGAGGTGGTGCCCGGCGGTCCGGGCAAGCTGTCCCCGTGGGCCTTCCTTGGCCAGGGCCACCTGTTCGGCTTCGACTACGCCGGCCAGCTCCGCGACGCGTTCAAGAGCTACACCACCCCGCCGGGCGGCAACATCACCGCTCTGAAGGTCTTCGGCGAGCAGGCCGGCCTGCTGCCGAGTGAGAAGTCAGTGGTGTTCGTGCAGAACCACGACACCGAGCGCAACGGTTCGACCCTGAACTACAAGGACGGCGCCGCCAACATCCTGGCGCACGAGTTCATGCTCGCCTACCCCTACGGCACCCCGCAGGTCTACTCCAGCTTCGCCTGGACCGACCCCGAGGGCTCGCCGCCCGCCGACGCCCGGGGCTTCGTCACCAACACCGACTGCGACGCGGGCTGGATCTGCACCCACCGCGCCAAGGGGGTTCTCAACATGGTCGGCTGGCACAACTACGTCGGTGACGCCAAGCTCACCAACTGGGCCGACGACGGGGTCAACCTGATCGCCTTCAGCCGCGGTCACCGTGGCTGGTTCGCGGTGAACAACGGCGCAGTCGACAAGACCATGAGGTTCCAGACCGGACTGCCGCGCGGCACCTACTGCGACATCATCCACGGCAGCTTGAACGGTGGGGACTGCACGGGACGCACCTTCACGGTCGACAACCAGGGCTACGCCAGGGTGCGGGTGCCTGCCAAGGACGCGGTTGCCTTCACCGCGAAGGACCGGGAACGCCGCTAG